A region from the Desulfuromonas acetexigens genome encodes:
- a CDS encoding ATP-dependent Clp protease adaptor ClpS gives MTEQAPAGGTRAAEESRAKTGSPPLFRVIMHNDDFTSMEFVVEMLEKIFHKPPTEANRIMLNIHFKGMGICGIFPAEIAETKIDRVHARARSEGFPLRCSMEPA, from the coding sequence GTGACCGAGCAAGCACCAGCGGGGGGAACCCGGGCGGCGGAGGAAAGCCGCGCCAAGACGGGTTCTCCCCCGCTCTTTCGGGTGATCATGCATAACGACGATTTCACCAGCATGGAGTTCGTCGTGGAGATGCTGGAGAAAATCTTTCACAAACCGCCGACCGAGGCCAACCGGATCATGCTCAACATCCATTTCAAAGGGATGGGTATCTGCGGCATCTTTCCGGCGGAGATCGCCGAAACCAAGATCGACCGGGTGCATGCCCGGGCGCGAAGCGAGGGTTTTCCGCTGCGCTGCAGCATGGAGCCGGCCTGA
- a CDS encoding alpha/beta fold hydrolase encodes MHAQINGIRLAYDDLGQGLPVMLIHGFPLFRKMWRPQAEALVAAGYRVILPDLRGFGESEAGTASGSTDLLADDLAALLDHLGIERAVVGGMSMGGYVLLNLLARHSRRLSGACFIVTRADADDETARGKRNHLIAEIEKGNPGAVPSAFIPLLFAPETAQGRPELLAEVRAWIEATAPAGLILGLQAIRDRDDSMALLPRLKLPALVIGALEDKAIPPDKSAALAEGVPGAALRLIGGAGHMVNLEEAAAFNGALLDFLAGIAP; translated from the coding sequence ATGCACGCACAAATCAACGGCATTCGCCTGGCTTATGATGACCTGGGGCAAGGGTTGCCGGTCATGCTCATTCACGGCTTTCCCCTCTTCCGCAAGATGTGGCGCCCCCAGGCCGAGGCTCTGGTCGCTGCCGGTTACCGGGTGATCCTCCCCGACCTGCGCGGCTTCGGCGAAAGCGAAGCGGGAACGGCGTCCGGGTCGACGGATCTTTTGGCCGACGATCTGGCGGCGCTCCTCGATCATCTTGGCATTGAGCGGGCCGTGGTCGGGGGGATGTCCATGGGCGGCTACGTGCTGCTCAATCTCCTCGCCCGCCACTCCCGGCGCCTGTCCGGCGCCTGCTTCATCGTCACCCGTGCCGATGCCGACGACGAGACGGCCCGGGGCAAACGCAACCATCTCATCGCGGAGATCGAAAAGGGCAATCCCGGCGCTGTGCCGAGCGCCTTCATCCCGCTTCTCTTCGCGCCGGAGACGGCGCAGGGCCGGCCGGAACTGCTTGCGGAGGTGCGTGCCTGGATCGAGGCGACCGCTCCTGCCGGGCTGATTCTCGGCCTGCAGGCGATCCGCGACCGCGACGATTCCATGGCGCTGCTGCCGCGGCTGAAACTCCCCGCCCTCGTTATCGGCGCCCTCGAAGACAAGGCCATCCCCCCGGATAAGTCGGCGGCGTTGGCCGAAGGTGTTCCCGGGGCCGCTCTGCGCCTGATCGGCGGGGCCGGGCACATGGTCAATCTGGAGGAAGCGGCGGCCTTCAACGGCGCGCTCCTCGATTTCCTCGCCGGCATCGCCCCTTGA